A stretch of Castanea sativa cultivar Marrone di Chiusa Pesio chromosome 2, ASM4071231v1 DNA encodes these proteins:
- the LOC142624133 gene encoding ATP-dependent zinc metalloprotease FTSH 11, chloroplastic/mitochondrial-like isoform X1 yields the protein MAKPKVSNKSRFTQELISTILFTIALGLVWILGAAALQKYVGSLGGIGTSGVGSSSSYAPNELNKEVMPEKNVKTFKDVKGCDDAKQELEEVVEYLKNPSKFTRHGGKLPKGILLTGAPGTGKTLLAKVVLGWICTC from the exons ATG GCTAAACCTAAAGTCTCAAACAAATCACGTTTTACGCAAGAGCTTATCTCAACTATCTTATTTACTATAGCTCTTGGATTAGTATG gatACTGGGTGCTGCTGCACTTCAAAAATATGTAGGGAGCTTGGGTGGGATAGGAACATCAGGTGTTGGCTCTAGTTCTTCCTATGCCCCGAATGAGTTAAATAAAGAAGTTATGCCAGAGAAG AATGTTAAGACATTTAAAGATGTCAAAGGTTGTGATGATGCAAAGCAAGAGCTTGAGGAAGTAGTGGAGTACCTAAAAAACCCATCTAAATTTACTCGCCATGGGGGGAAGTTGCCAAAG GGAATTCTTTTGACTGGAGCACCTGGAACTGGAAAGACTCTTCTTGCCAAG GTTGTCCTTGGGTGGATATGCACTTGTTAA
- the LOC142624133 gene encoding ATP-dependent zinc metalloprotease FTSH 11, chloroplastic/mitochondrial-like isoform X2: protein MSDMNTLPKMACPCNLVLKILGAAALQKYVGSLGGIGTSGVGSSSSYAPNELNKEVMPEKNVKTFKDVKGCDDAKQELEEVVEYLKNPSKFTRHGGKLPKGILLTGAPGTGKTLLAKVVLGWICTC from the exons ATGTCGGACATGAACACGTTGCCAAAAATGGCGTGTCCGTGCAACCTAGTCCTCaa gatACTGGGTGCTGCTGCACTTCAAAAATATGTAGGGAGCTTGGGTGGGATAGGAACATCAGGTGTTGGCTCTAGTTCTTCCTATGCCCCGAATGAGTTAAATAAAGAAGTTATGCCAGAGAAG AATGTTAAGACATTTAAAGATGTCAAAGGTTGTGATGATGCAAAGCAAGAGCTTGAGGAAGTAGTGGAGTACCTAAAAAACCCATCTAAATTTACTCGCCATGGGGGGAAGTTGCCAAAG GGAATTCTTTTGACTGGAGCACCTGGAACTGGAAAGACTCTTCTTGCCAAG GTTGTCCTTGGGTGGATATGCACTTGTTAA